Part of the Triticum urartu cultivar G1812 chromosome 2, Tu2.1, whole genome shotgun sequence genome, TCGAGAATGGACTTGAATGAACCTggcatgctagccgaggtgatgacgtcgcaccaatcaatgagttccttcaccacgtcatctttcagattggggcaagaataacggggtcgtttccggcctattccatccatggagaagacgattgaacaatggcagaaggaatggttaaggcaaatggagggaggaagagTGTGCGACAGTAGATctaaatcgagagggaaaggcgaagaggcggtggacgGTTTCCACGGTACACAAAGAGGCTAGTGGGGAGAGAACGGTTGCCACGGAGGTCACACGCTTACGACaaggccgagtgaaccgcatgccgtatatcgcacacaccttgatctggctgaccatttcttttgtgttgcctaatcacaaacagttcatccgagtgaattgtatgatgtatatcgcacacgcaactaaaatccgaaccgtgtttgatgcatccatcattgcaaacattttgcaccttttttgacgggttttttacaccactatttgcaattattgcatcgcacacagtttcgtcgaagggtctctgatcgtagggtcgcgttagcagcatcctacagtagtgtttctttttgagctttcataaacttatagctctagtgcatccgttgcatgacaatccctactcactcacattgatatctattgatgggcatctccatagcccgttgatatgcccagttgatatgagactatctccttctttttgtcttctccacaaccaccttattctattccacctatagtgctatatccatggctcatgctcatgtattgcgtgaaagttgaaaaagtttgagaacatcaaaagtatgaaacaattgcttggcttgtcatcggggttgcatgatttaatactttgtgtgatgaagatggagcatagctagactatatgattttgtagggataactttctttagccatgttttttttgagaagacatgattgctttattagtatgcttgaaggattattgtttttatgtcaatattaaacttttgttttgcatcttatggatctgaagatccatgccacaattaagaaaattacatggataaatatgttaggtagcattccacatcaaaaattatttttttatcatttaccaacttgaggacgagtaggaattaagcttggggatgcttgatacatctccaatgtatctataattttttattgttccatgctattatattatctgttttggatgttttatatccattaatatgctattttatattatttttgggactaatttattaacctagagcccagtgctagtttatgttttttccttttttttgagTTTTGcggaaaagaaatatcaaacggagtccaaatagaaaaaaaattacgatgatttttcttggaccggAGGATACACGTAGGACTTGGAAACCAAGTCGGAAGAGTCCTGAGGCAACGGCAAGGGTgcagggcgtgccccctgccttgtgggtcccTCGGAGCTCCTCCAACCCTATTCTTCGGCCTATAAATTCCTAAATATTCCAAACTACCAGAGGcgtccaccaaaatacttttccgctgccgtaaccttctgttcccgtgagatcccatcttggggccttttctggcatcctGCGGAGGGGGATTCggtcacggagggcatctacatcaaccctattgccctttcgatgaagtgtgagtagtttaccacagaacTACGGGttcatagctagtagctagatggcttcttctctctctttgattttcaataccatgttctcctcgatgttcttggagatctatccgatgtaatcttcttttgcggtgtgtttatcgagatcgatgaattgtggatttatgatcagcttatctatgaatattatttgaatcttctctgaattcttatatgcatgatttgatgtCTTTGTAtttatcttcgaattatcagtttgttttggccaactagattgtttttttcttgcaatgggagaggtgcttagttttgggttcaatcttgcgtgatTTCACCCAGTGAAAAACTAGGGGTAGAGAGACatgtattgcattgttgccatcaagggtaaaaagatggggttttcatcatattgcttgagtttatccctcaccatcatgtcatcttacttaaggcgatactccgttctttatgaactaaatactctagatgcatgttggatagcggtcgatgtgtagagtaatagtagtagatgcaagcaggagtcggtctacttgacatggacgtgatgcctatattcataatcattgccttggatatcgtcataactttgcgtttttctatcaattgcttgacagtaatttttttacccaccgtattattttccttcaagagagaatcctctagtgaaacctatggcccccgggtctattttccttTATATATTTTCAGATATAtataccaaaaataccttgctacaatttatttacttttacattttagtaatcttttatatctatctctatcaggtctcacctttgcaagtgaccatgaagggattgacaacccctttttcgcgttgggtgcaagtgtttgattgtttgtgtaggtgcatatattggggacttgcatgtttctcctactggattgatacattggttcttaaccgagggaaatacttatctctactttgctgcatcaccctttttctcttcaaagaaaaaaataatgcaagctcaagaagtagcagcaAGTTTCTGTTCTTTCGCGATCCCATATGGAGGCCTTTTCCGACactgccgggggggggggggaattgatcatagagggattctacatcatccTTGCCGTCTTTCGATGATGCGTGACTAGTTCACCACAAACcaatgggtccatagctagtatctaaATGGCTTATTCCCTCTCCTTGTTCTTCTATACAATGTTCTTCTCGATGTTCTTAGAGTTTTATCCGACGTAATATTCTTTTGgggtgtgtttgttgggacccgatgaattgtgggtttatgatcaaattattcataaatattaattaattcttttatgcatgattattatagcattatatttctctctgatctatctgtttggtttggccaactcgattgatttatcttgcaatggaaGAGGTGCCTTGTgatgggtttaatcttgcggtgctcaatcctagtgacagaaagagacatgaaacgtatttgtattgttgccattaaggataaaaagatgggatttattCATATTCCttgggtttactttgtctacatcatgtcgttttgcttaaggcgttactctattttatacttagtactctagatgaatgctggatagcggtcgatgagtgcaagagtagtagtagatgcaggtaggagtcggtctacttgtctcggacatgatgcctatatatatgatcattgccttgaatatcatcataactatgtgcttttataccaattgcccaacagtaatttgtttactcACCGTATGTTATGTGCTctagagagaagcctctagtgaaaactatggcccccggatctacttttattatatataaaaacacaaaaataccttgctgcactttattttattttgcaatttaTCTATTTGCCTACCATTAcaagatttgatccttgcaaatAACTGCCGAGGGAATGACAACCCCCTTGTTTGCAAAAAAAAATTATGTGTGCAGATGCCGCTAACGAGGTTCTGTGTGGTTCTTCTAATGGATTGATAACTTTGGCTCttaactgagagaaatacttatctctactatacTGCTTCATCCTCTCCTCTACGAGGAAATCCCAACACAGCTCACAAGCAACAATGCCATATGCATATGTGGTGTGCTTCAGTTGTGGAGACCCGGGCACCACATGAATAAGTGTGTGAAGCCATAAAGTTATTTTATCTGCAAGACAGTCACTCATAAAGAGGATGAATGCCCTGTTGGGAAGAAACCACACATTTCAGCTAGGTTTGTAGGCAGTGCTACTCCAGGCCTTGGTTTTTACCACCTCGATACTCCAGATGTCAATTTTCAACATCTGGGGTCAGTTAAGAATGTTGTCATTGTCTTTATTCAGTCTGGTGACATCTCCAAGGAGGAACTGTCTAAGGAAATTGCAGATATTTACATGACCAGGCCAATCAATGCCTTAGATAGATGGACTTTTCTAGTCAAATTCCCTCCTGAAATAGTAGTTGAAGAAGTTGCTTGATACCCCCTGTTTGGGTTGCAAAAGGATAATGTTACTGTCAAAGTAGAGGTCTGAAAAAGTAATATTGATGTTGAGGCCAAGTCGCACAAAATTTGGCTGAAATTGAGAAAGCTCAATCCCAAATGATGCGACTGACACATCCTGGACCAGATTATTTCCACCTTTGGGGTGCTCCTAGATATGGATTGACAACACAATTTCTAATTTTTTTTCTATGAAACTATTAGGGTCAGGATAGCTTGCCAATATTACACCAAGATATCCGAGGACACATTTTTTGGGATTGATGGGAAGCTTTTCAGGAtccaagttaaagttgaaccccAGGCATACCAGTTGATGATTCTAACCCTACAATCCCACCCGCTGACAATCAGGTGTCTATGAACGCTGAAAAGGGTGATAACACTTTTGTAGAGGATAATGGATCTCATCGGAGCTCTCAGGCTGGCTCAGACAGTGGGTCACACACTGGTGTTGTAGCAAACAACTCAGGAATGTCAACCATGACCACTTCCACCGGTATGCTTTTGAGCCACACAACCCATCTCTCTTGTCTCCTTTGATGTCTTTTCAAACATAGTTATGCGAGACCtgctattatttttatttttaaaatcattttaaaaatgtttCTCTCAATGAGCTGATGTGTAAACTATTGTGATTTCATTTTATGAATAGAGCCGGAGTCCCTATTATTTAAAGCGCATCTCCTTGGTACTCAGGCCGTTGGTTTATGCTCAGGTGGTTGCCCACGAGACGTGGCGTCATGGGAGCCTATCGCGTGAGTTATGATGGAGGATGCATGAGACACAGCACACGCACACGCGTACCTTTGACCCACCCAAAACAAACGGTGCGAATTAATTTTGCAGGCAGCATGCATATGCACACACGTACGGCCGTCCTATACATAAACGCGGCTTACTACTTTGGTCATTTCCGCGATGTGAAAAAAGACGTGCTGAGCCCACGCTTGTTTCAGACGTCTCATTCTTGTTAGTACATCCTTCCGTGATGGAAAGCTTCACAACCAACATGCAAGGAGAGTTCGTTACGTCATGAAAAGAGCGTGTGGTCTGGTCAGTGGACACCTGATGTTCTGAAGGAAAAAAACTAGACAAAGCTATGCAAAGATTCAAGCCACCTATCGACAGCTGCTATGAGTCCAACAGTGATCGCCGGCGGCGGTGCAGTGCAGCGGTGAATCTCTCCAGAAGCAGAAGCATGCCGAGCGCCGACGACAGGCCAAACGTCAGCCTGAGTGATACAGGGAACTTTCTGCcagaaaaaagagagagagattCAGGGAACGTTCGCCCAGGTTCCATGGCGAGAAAACTGCCACTCAAAGACATAAGCGCCACTTGTGCGGACCTGGCCGTAAAACATCTCTTGCTCTTTAGGATCATGGAGAAGAAACACTGTACAAATTAAATGAATTTCAAGTTACTACAAAATAAACTTTGTGAACTGGAGATATATTAATAGCGTCAGAGAAAGACTGAGTCGTGGAACAGATACATGCACGCTGCTAGTAAGTAAGTACCTTGCAAATGGCGACCACGGAGAAACGCGGCTTCTGCACCATCGTGATGGCCGCGGATTCACGGCACAGGCGCCGTGCCATCTCCCTTGCTAGCACCACTCGCGCTGGCTCGGCTCGCAGCGCCGCCACCCCCCTCCGCGTGGCCGCCCTGTCCGCCTCCAGCGCCTCCACCCTCGCGTACAGCTCCAGAGCACCATCCACGCGCTCCTCTTCCGTGTACTCCACAGCCACAGCCTTCGTCGCGGCCGCGCACCCCATGTCTTTCGTGTACTCCAACTCCTCCGCAGGAGGCGGCGGGACCGACTTCTTGATCACCATGACATTCATGCCACTCTCGCCGCCGGCGCCGCTACTCTCCCTGTAGACCTCCGGTTCGATGTGTTCCCCGGGACGCTCCTCCTCGTGGTAACAGTTCTCGTCGGCGGGGCGGATGCCGTGGGCGTGAAGGAGGGCGAGGTAACCACCGGCGAGGGCTGATAGCGACGCGAGCTCGTTGTGGAGCTGCCGGTCGCGCTCGACGCGTCCCTCGGCCAGTCGGCGGAACTGACGCGCTTCCAGGAGAGCGGCCGCCTTCTCCCGCTGCAGCCGCTCGATCATCAACATGGTCTCGCGCGCCGCGGACTCCGCCGCACCGCGCTCCGCGTTCAGCTCAGCGCACAGCGCCGCTTCGTCTGTCTCCGCCGCATTCTTCTCCCCACGAAGCCCCTCGACCGCCTCCTCCAGCTCCTCCACCCTACGACCCAGCTCCCGCCGGCCCACCTCCCGGTCGCTCACGGGCGCGCGGCGCCTCACCGAGCGCCGCCACGCTGACGACATGGAGGTCGAAGCGGTGGTTGCGAATTGATGAGTCAAGAGCATATGTGGGCCTCCGGGCCCGGGCCATCCGATGGTGTGCGAGAGTTAGATGGAAACGAGAGGCGCGCCTGCTCCCCTCAACATGCTCCCATCTCAACACACCGAAAAGAAAATCTGAACACACCGAAAATCATTTTTTAAATAAAAGGGTCGATCCAGTGCTAGCTCCTACACCAAGGCCAAGTGGACAATCGAGAGAGAGATGTGGCCGTCGCTGCTGTACCCGCCGCGGGCGTCGGCCACCGTGACGGCGATGTCGGTGGTGTCGTTCGCGTCACTGGCGTCCGTGGGCCTCTCCGAGCTCCGCGGCCAGCACATGGCCTACTCCAAATTCTTCTCGAATACGCATGAGTGTGCGTATCATCTTTTATAGAAGAGAGGGGGAGCCTCAACCGCCATTGATGTTACAGAGTGTTAAACGCTACAGTAACAACAACACTAAATTTACAATCCACCGCTCCGCCTACAAACGCGGTGATTGGGATTACTCACTACCTACCCACCCTACCAGAAGTTCGAGCATGCTATCCACTTCGCCCTTCAATAAGCTCGCCTGCTGACAAGCCTTGCCTTCCGTGACGATGCGCCCGACTACCAGCTGTAGTGATGGAGAAGCGTCGTCGAAAACAATTGCATTCATGTGCTTCCACAACTCCCAAAGCCCTAGGGTATGAAGCGCCCGTAACTCCATCGGCTTACGAACGCCTGACGTTCTCGCTACACACCAATCCTTTATGGTGTCTTGGGCCGTTGGGGACCACCGCGGCTTCCCTAAGGCCGAGCACAGAGTCTCCAAACCGTTCTAGCGAACACGCACATCAGAAAGATGTGATCAATAGTTTCAACTTCCTGGTCACAGAACGGGCAGCCATCCTGGTACGGGAGGCTGCGACTGGCCAGTCTGTCCAAAGTCCAGCACCTATTTCTCATAGCCAACCAGGTGAAGAAGCGTCACTTCATAGGAGCCCGAGATCACTAGGAAAAGTCCGTCGTCGGTGCCACCTCCCTACCAACGAACCATGCAACATAAGCAAATCGGATCGAGAACTGTCCGTTTGGTTCCCAGGCCCAAGAAA contains:
- the LOC125537138 gene encoding uncharacterized protein LOC125537138 isoform X2; amino-acid sequence: MLLTHQFATTASTSMSSAWRRSVRRRAPVSDREVGRRELGRRVEELEEAVEGLRGEKNAAETDEAALCAELNAERGAAESAARETMLMIERLQREKAAALLEARQFRRLAEGRVERDRQLHNELASLSALAGGYLALLHAHGIRPADENCYHEEERPGEHIEPEVYRESSGAGGESGMNVMVIKKSVPPPPAEELEYTKDMGCAAATKAVAVEYTEEERVDGALELYARVEALEADRAATRRGVAALRAEPARVVLAREMARRLCRESAAITMVQKPRFSVVAICKCFFSMILKSKRCFTARKFPVSLRLTFGLSSALGMLLLLERFTAALHRRRRSLLDS
- the LOC125537138 gene encoding uncharacterized protein LOC125537138 isoform X1 — protein: MLLTHQFATTASTSMSSAWRRSVRRRAPVSDREVGRRELGRRVEELEEAVEGLRGEKNAAETDEAALCAELNAERGAAESAARETMLMIERLQREKAAALLEARQFRRLAEGRVERDRQLHNELASLSALAGGYLALLHAHGIRPADENCYHEEERPGEHIEPEVYRESSGAGGESGMNVMVIKKSVPPPPAEELEYTKDMGCAAATKAVAVEYTEEERVDGALELYARVEALEADRAATRRGVAALRAEPARVVLAREMARRLCRESAAITMVQKPRFSVVAICKCFFSMILKSKRCFTARSAQVALMSLSGSFLAMEPGRTFPESLSLFSGRKFPVSLRLTFGLSSALGMLLLLERFTAALHRRRRSLLDS